The following proteins are co-located in the Hydractinia symbiolongicarpus strain clone_291-10 chromosome 7, HSymV2.1, whole genome shotgun sequence genome:
- the LOC130649648 gene encoding protein tweety homolog 2-like isoform X2, which yields MLETVDWSFSSFVMNKVLARYVTLGLQNGVEKLESTLPFNISLPEVRLLLYNLSSVQEILQQKGNLLKDVNVDLKSVSEDCLTYDSLRWWITLCILLWQLILILITIYSAFSRRRCPFIVLTIMAVISLFLMMASVSVEVPLSIGAGDLCTYPKQSLLQYITKPAANDLVRYYLECSNSTNPLQQSYKVISEELLTAQALLDIVKLDPLIHSLPSSQIYIDIIQQSLTNSENVLDQLMEILGCAELHKEFESSLAAVCNTLLDGLGLLMLCSILTSLLIIITLLCITPIWKALAPLRPILKRDKVGVHLVTDSYQGPPGGSESFHGSSSFDVSYKSIDDNEFEHLPLLAKRDRGPPSYRAIHGSTEFLSVEEEDRRGRRGINM from the exons ATGCTTGAGACTGTTGATTGGAGCTTTAGCAGTTTTGTCATG AACAAAGTACTTGCAAGGTATGTTACACTTGGTTTACAAAACGGTGTTGAAAAACTGGAGAGCACGCTACCATTTAATATCTCTTTGCCAGAAGTTAGGCTACTACTTTATAATCTGTCGTCAGTGCAGGAGATATTGCAGCAAAAAGGAAATCTGCTAAAAGATGTAAATGTGGATTTAAAGTCCGTTTCAGAAGACTGTTTAACATATGATAGTTTAAG ATGGTGGATCACATTATGCATTCTATTGTGGCAGTTGATCCTGATACTAATAACAATTTACTCTGCATTTTCAAGAAGACGATGCCCATTTATTGT GTTAACAATAATGGCTGTTATAAGTTTATTTCTTATGATGGCTTCTGTGAGTGTTGAAGTCCCTCTCAGCATT GGAGCAGGTGATTTATGCACTTATCCAAAACAATCTTTATTGCAATATATAACAAAGCCAGCAGCCAATG ATTTGGTAAGATACTACTTAGAATGCTCAAATTCAACAAATCCCTTACAACAG TCTTACAAAGTTATTAGCGAAGAACTTTTAACAGCACAAGCACTATTGGATATCGTTAAATTGGACCCTCTGATTCACAGTTTGCCTTCTTCACAG ATATATATCGACATAATTCAACAATCATTAACAAACAGTGAAAATGTTCTCGATCAGTTGATGGAGATATTGGGTTGTGCGGAATTACATAAA GAATTCGAATCAAGTCTAGCTGCTGTTTGTAACACTTTGTT AGATGGTTTGGGTTTACTGATGTTATGTAGTATTCTCACAAGCTTGCTGATTATCATCACGCTGTTATGTATCACGCCTATATGGAAAGCCTTGGCTCCTCTCAG ACCGATATTAAAACGCGATAAAGTGGGCGTCCATTTAGTTACTGATAGTTATCAAGGTCCACCTGGAGG cTCTGAAAGTTTTCATGGTTCATCGTCTTTTGATGTTTCATACAAGTCAATCGATGATAATGAATTTGAGCATTTACCATTGCTCGCAAAACGTGACAGAGGACCTCCATCG TACCGTGCCATCCATGGGTCGACCGAATTTTTATCGGTGGAGGAAGAAGACAGAAGAGGAAGACGTGGTATAAATATGTGA
- the LOC130649657 gene encoding uncharacterized protein LOC130649657, with translation MESDNYHNPMRSPVNGYGQNMERILGRWKNTNWEPLLTPIFKFIADYPFTSLFIGVIACFASLPLLFFFVFVVMTFLLTFCGAFIIFGTFSSFAFGLTAVLVFVAVITAAIITCGIVVVYAAGFTFQDTWNRYRHLLF, from the coding sequence ATGGAATCTGATAACTATCATAATCCAATGCGTAGTCCTGTTAATGGATATGGTCAAAATATGGAACGGATACTGGGAAGATGGAAAAACACAAACTGGGAACCGCTTTTAACACCTATATTTAAATTCATTGCCGACTACCCATTCACGTCTCTTTTTATTGGGGTTATCGCATGTTTTGCAAGTTtaccgttattgtttttctttgtttttgtcgTTATGACCTTTTTATTGACATTTTGCGGAGCATTTATTATATTTGGAACTTTTTCTTCATTTGCGTTTGGGCTGACTGCAGTTTTGGTGTTTGTTGCTGTGATAACGGCAGCTATAATCACATGTGGTATTGTTGTTGTATATGCAGCTGGTTTTACGTTTCAAGATACTTGGAATCGTTACAGACATTTACTGTTTTAA
- the LOC130649648 gene encoding protein tweety homolog 2-like isoform X1 translates to MAALLNTSMLANVFHSFPHVDFNFYNATLLFTPDDLRYQQALFFNGIYVIFAATVLFLLFSIYFLVCSCYFCANCRSQALKPRPTRSRCLRLLIGALAVLSCFPLGILFYGNNKAQDGVEKFASGAKKIYNIFDLYKFKNKVLARYVTLGLQNGVEKLESTLPFNISLPEVRLLLYNLSSVQEILQQKGNLLKDVNVDLKSVSEDCLTYDSLRWWITLCILLWQLILILITIYSAFSRRRCPFIVLTIMAVISLFLMMASVSVEVPLSIGAGDLCTYPKQSLLQYITKPAANDLVRYYLECSNSTNPLQQSYKVISEELLTAQALLDIVKLDPLIHSLPSSQIYIDIIQQSLTNSENVLDQLMEILGCAELHKEFESSLAAVCNTLLDGLGLLMLCSILTSLLIIITLLCITPIWKALAPLRPILKRDKVGVHLVTDSYQGPPGGSESFHGSSSFDVSYKSIDDNEFEHLPLLAKRDRGPPSYRAIHGSTEFLSVEEEDRRGRRGINM, encoded by the exons ATGGCGGCGCTTCTGAACACATCTATGCTGGCGAATGTATTTCACTCATTTCCACATGTAGATTTTAATTTCTACAATGCAACACTTTTATTTACCCCAGATGACTTAAGATATCAACAG gcaCTGTTTTTCAATGGTATTTACGTCATATTCGCAGCAActgtgttgtttttattgttttcaatCTATTTTTTGGTGTGTTCATGTTATTTCTGTGCAAATTGTCGATCACAAGCTTTGAAGCCAAGACCCACAAGAAGTAGATGCTTGAGACTGTTGATTGGAGCTTTAGCAGTTTTGTCATG CTTTCCACTGGGTATTTTATTCTATGGCAATAACAAAGCACAGGATGGTGTCGAAAAATTTGCATCTGGagctaaaaaaatatacaatatcTTTGACTTGTATAAGTTTAAG AACAAAGTACTTGCAAGGTATGTTACACTTGGTTTACAAAACGGTGTTGAAAAACTGGAGAGCACGCTACCATTTAATATCTCTTTGCCAGAAGTTAGGCTACTACTTTATAATCTGTCGTCAGTGCAGGAGATATTGCAGCAAAAAGGAAATCTGCTAAAAGATGTAAATGTGGATTTAAAGTCCGTTTCAGAAGACTGTTTAACATATGATAGTTTAAG ATGGTGGATCACATTATGCATTCTATTGTGGCAGTTGATCCTGATACTAATAACAATTTACTCTGCATTTTCAAGAAGACGATGCCCATTTATTGT GTTAACAATAATGGCTGTTATAAGTTTATTTCTTATGATGGCTTCTGTGAGTGTTGAAGTCCCTCTCAGCATT GGAGCAGGTGATTTATGCACTTATCCAAAACAATCTTTATTGCAATATATAACAAAGCCAGCAGCCAATG ATTTGGTAAGATACTACTTAGAATGCTCAAATTCAACAAATCCCTTACAACAG TCTTACAAAGTTATTAGCGAAGAACTTTTAACAGCACAAGCACTATTGGATATCGTTAAATTGGACCCTCTGATTCACAGTTTGCCTTCTTCACAG ATATATATCGACATAATTCAACAATCATTAACAAACAGTGAAAATGTTCTCGATCAGTTGATGGAGATATTGGGTTGTGCGGAATTACATAAA GAATTCGAATCAAGTCTAGCTGCTGTTTGTAACACTTTGTT AGATGGTTTGGGTTTACTGATGTTATGTAGTATTCTCACAAGCTTGCTGATTATCATCACGCTGTTATGTATCACGCCTATATGGAAAGCCTTGGCTCCTCTCAG ACCGATATTAAAACGCGATAAAGTGGGCGTCCATTTAGTTACTGATAGTTATCAAGGTCCACCTGGAGG cTCTGAAAGTTTTCATGGTTCATCGTCTTTTGATGTTTCATACAAGTCAATCGATGATAATGAATTTGAGCATTTACCATTGCTCGCAAAACGTGACAGAGGACCTCCATCG TACCGTGCCATCCATGGGTCGACCGAATTTTTATCGGTGGAGGAAGAAGACAGAAGAGGAAGACGTGGTATAAATATGTGA